One stretch of Amycolatopsis sp. NBC_00345 DNA includes these proteins:
- a CDS encoding CPBP family intramembrane glutamic endopeptidase, with translation MTDHAAEHTRRRMPVWGFVVVVLVYLALIQGLGLFLTRDTPIVYAGPTTVNELWRSITLPVGASLVFVGLVVAALRWWRPVARDDRPVRRWVLAVPVIMLAIAVLAVNYGGLADRGPGFTVLLLLSTLLVGFAEEGMFRGIGIAVFRDNGFTEAKVALWSTVVFGLAHATNLISTGPKAFVQVLVAALSGYFLYLIRRRTGGLLIPAIAHGLWDFSLISSSVRPGQGYFGPLLNVLGLVVLTIVVLVRRRHIEPEAHHGNPG, from the coding sequence ATGACCGACCACGCGGCGGAGCACACCCGGCGACGGATGCCGGTCTGGGGATTCGTCGTGGTCGTGCTCGTCTACCTGGCGCTCATCCAGGGCCTCGGCCTGTTCCTCACCCGGGACACGCCGATCGTGTACGCCGGCCCGACCACGGTGAACGAGTTGTGGCGCAGCATCACTTTGCCGGTGGGCGCGTCACTGGTGTTCGTCGGTCTCGTCGTCGCGGCCCTGCGCTGGTGGCGGCCGGTCGCCCGCGACGACCGGCCGGTGCGGCGGTGGGTGCTCGCGGTACCGGTCATCATGCTGGCCATCGCTGTACTGGCGGTCAATTACGGCGGGCTCGCGGACCGTGGCCCCGGCTTCACCGTCCTGCTCCTGCTGAGCACCCTGCTGGTCGGGTTCGCCGAGGAAGGCATGTTTCGCGGCATCGGGATCGCCGTGTTCCGCGACAACGGATTCACCGAAGCGAAGGTCGCGCTGTGGTCGACAGTCGTGTTCGGCCTCGCCCACGCCACCAACCTGATCAGCACCGGGCCGAAAGCGTTCGTCCAGGTCCTCGTGGCCGCGCTGTCGGGCTACTTCCTCTACCTGATCCGCCGCCGCACCGGTGGCCTGCTCATCCCGGCGATCGCGCACGGCCTGTGGGACTTCTCGCTGATCTCCAGCTCGGTCCGGCCCGGCCAAGGCTACTTCGGGCCGTTGCTCAACGTCCTCGGTCTCGTCGTGCTCACCATCGTGGTTCTCGTCCGCCGCCGGCACATCGAGCCGGAAGCCCATCACGGAAACCCCGGGTAA
- a CDS encoding TetR/AcrR family transcriptional regulator: MSAVPGRSAELSPNQLQKQEQIVEAARVVLARDGLAGCTVRAIADAGPLTKSAVHYYFADIDVLIDRAMAAHINTFAAGLRTVAEKHDDPRERLFAVTEAYLAEFAERPNSAFLWFEYWIAAGRAQHPQAIDAMLTSITELLTELLSPLDVDDPRARARALLSYLLGAVVQQRVRPRPFESLRADVESLCFANYR; encoded by the coding sequence GTGAGCGCCGTACCCGGTCGCAGCGCAGAGCTGTCGCCCAACCAGCTGCAGAAGCAGGAGCAGATCGTCGAGGCCGCCCGCGTGGTGCTGGCCAGAGACGGGCTCGCCGGGTGCACGGTCCGCGCCATCGCCGACGCCGGGCCGCTCACCAAGAGCGCGGTCCACTACTACTTCGCCGACATCGACGTGCTCATCGACCGCGCGATGGCCGCGCACATCAACACCTTCGCGGCCGGCCTGCGCACCGTCGCGGAGAAGCACGACGACCCGCGCGAGCGCCTGTTCGCCGTCACCGAGGCGTACCTCGCGGAGTTCGCCGAACGGCCCAACAGCGCGTTCCTCTGGTTCGAGTACTGGATCGCCGCGGGCCGCGCGCAGCACCCGCAGGCCATCGACGCGATGCTGACGTCGATCACCGAACTGCTCACCGAACTGCTGTCGCCACTGGACGTCGACGACCCGCGGGCCCGTGCCCGCGCGCTGCTCTCGTACCTGCTCGGCGCCGTGGTGCAGCAGCGCGTGCGGCCGAGGCCGTTCGAAAGCCTGCGCGCGGACGTCGAGTCGCTCTGCTTCGCGAACTATCGCTGA
- a CDS encoding gamma carbonic anhydrase family protein has translation MPLFSFEGASPQVHPDAWIAPTATLIGDVTVEKDASVWYGAVIRADLGPILIREGANVQDNSVVHSGGGVPTEIGKNVTVGHQCLVHDCTVGEQALIGNGSTVLDKAVIGPRSLVAAGATVTPGTEVPAETIAMGSPAKKFVPLTDSARMWVEYNAGVYQELARRHRDGSEPA, from the coding sequence ATGCCTCTGTTTTCGTTCGAGGGCGCCAGCCCCCAGGTTCACCCGGACGCGTGGATCGCCCCCACCGCCACCCTCATCGGCGACGTGACCGTCGAGAAGGACGCCTCCGTCTGGTACGGCGCCGTGATCCGCGCCGACCTCGGCCCGATCCTGATCCGCGAGGGCGCGAACGTCCAGGACAACTCCGTGGTCCACTCCGGCGGCGGAGTCCCGACCGAGATCGGGAAGAACGTCACCGTCGGGCACCAGTGCCTGGTGCACGACTGCACCGTCGGCGAGCAGGCCTTGATCGGCAACGGCTCGACGGTGCTGGACAAGGCCGTGATCGGCCCGCGCTCCCTCGTCGCCGCGGGCGCGACCGTGACGCCGGGGACGGAGGTGCCCGCCGAGACCATCGCGATGGGCAGCCCGGCCAAGAAGTTCGTGCCGCTCACCGATTCCGCGCGGATGTGGGTCGAGTACAACGCGGGCGTCTACCAGGAGCTCGCGCGCCGTCACCGCGACGGCTCCGAGCCCGCGTAG
- a CDS encoding GreA/GreB family elongation factor has product MVISGDKGLSPAARRQLEKEIADLRAQRAALAPQPGEQERTGDAADQADVIDRAEAAARLERQIAEVSAKLEHGAYDSSLLPDGTRVSLRYADGDEEALNVVTLPGEDVDSLTSDSPLGRALAGAKVGDEITYRTPRGQAKATVLELTPPKD; this is encoded by the coding sequence ATGGTGATCTCAGGGGACAAGGGGCTCAGCCCGGCAGCGCGCCGGCAGCTGGAGAAGGAAATAGCCGACCTTCGCGCGCAACGGGCGGCGCTTGCGCCGCAGCCGGGTGAACAGGAACGCACGGGGGACGCGGCGGACCAGGCGGACGTGATCGACCGCGCGGAAGCCGCCGCCAGGTTGGAACGACAGATCGCCGAAGTGTCCGCGAAGCTGGAGCACGGCGCGTACGACAGCAGTCTGCTTCCCGACGGCACGCGCGTGTCCCTCCGCTACGCCGATGGTGACGAGGAGGCGCTCAACGTGGTGACCCTCCCGGGCGAGGACGTGGACTCCTTGACCTCCGACAGCCCGCTGGGCCGGGCCCTGGCCGGCGCCAAGGTGGGCGACGAGATCACCTACCGCACCCCGCGCGGCCAGGCGAAGGCCACCGTCCTCGAGCTGACCCCGCCCAAGGACTGA